A portion of the Stella humosa genome contains these proteins:
- a CDS encoding type II toxin-antitoxin system VapC family toxin: protein MIAVDTSALMAIVLNESPAAHFAALLEAEVDLLISAGTLSEALIVADRRNVGEEMTRLIDGLGFTVVSLTAASAKRIAQAYAAWGKGVHPAGLNLGDCFAYVVAKDHGCSLLYVGEDFALTDVERAD, encoded by the coding sequence ATGATTGCGGTCGATACGTCAGCATTGATGGCCATTGTGCTGAACGAATCGCCAGCCGCTCACTTTGCGGCGCTCCTGGAAGCCGAAGTCGATCTGCTGATCTCGGCAGGCACTTTGTCGGAAGCGCTGATCGTCGCCGATCGTCGCAACGTTGGCGAGGAGATGACGAGGCTGATCGACGGTCTCGGCTTTACGGTCGTCAGCCTGACCGCCGCATCTGCCAAGCGGATAGCACAAGCATATGCCGCCTGGGGAAAGGGCGTGCATCCGGCTGGTCTGAATCTTGGAGACTGCTTCGCCTATGTCGTGGCGAAGGACCACGGCTGCAGCCTGCTGTATGTCGGTGAGGATTTCGCGCTGACGGACGTCGAACGAGCCGATTGA
- a CDS encoding ArsR/SmtB family transcription factor produces MEQYLPSLDGIFQALADPTRRAVLGRLGQGPASVGELARPFAMALPSFMKHIRLLEESGWIRTQKRGRVRTCTLERQSFAAVDNWLAAQRALWEGRTDRLERFVTTADQEDEPA; encoded by the coding sequence ATGGAACAATATCTGCCATCGCTCGACGGCATCTTCCAGGCCCTGGCCGACCCGACCCGCCGGGCGGTGCTGGGCCGCCTCGGCCAGGGACCGGCCAGCGTCGGCGAACTCGCCCGGCCGTTCGCCATGGCCCTGCCGTCTTTCATGAAGCACATCCGCCTGCTCGAGGAGAGCGGCTGGATCCGTACGCAGAAACGGGGCCGCGTGCGCACCTGCACGCTGGAGCGACAGTCGTTCGCCGCCGTCGACAACTGGCTCGCCGCGCAGCGCGCCCTGTGGGAGGGTCGGACCGACCGGCTCGAACGCTTCGTCACCACCGCCGACCAAGAGGACGAGCCCGCATGA
- a CDS encoding ATP-binding protein codes for MSEGRIRLLSMGVFLAALCGWVGFGIVHDRADTEAAAFRHGTNLADALARQAGQAIAVTDHSLSALIAAIPVAGIPAAENRNIIFDLLSERQKAGVGSLDYFIMDGQGQLLHSARSRQPRGEDLSQRDWFAALERDRNPGLAIGKPVRIATGEGRREWAIIVHRAVRDGDGRLLAVFAAALSIDYLGHFYGALDIGPVGRVSLFRDDGVVLTLHPFREAALGASRATLPLFVEYLPRGPSGRFVVDNPIDGERRLVAYRAVDGYPLVVAVGMDAAWVLRPWLARSLRLLVTLGLLVALVVVLALYARKLAARRAAAGLEETRKLNLLARASLDLARTRSAETMLRSAAALTRSLVGAHQSVVVASPLDGGPPVVHAVSLSDRYAQWRGYEEAPTGAGIYRLVVESNKPMRLTQAELEAHPAWRGFGEASDRHPPMRGWLAVPLVGQDGSNIGVIQLSDRDQGDFSEADEAICQQFALMLSTLIENLRSSEALGQALDAERLARAELEATRAAAERARLRSETILDSISDAFYVLDREFRFQYLNDRAIAVMGKDLVGRVVWDAFPAADSVIRPALERAMSSGQAEVFTVHYGPLQAWFDARVYPFEDGLSVYFHDVTEKLDTEARLLQAQKMEAVGQLTGGIAHDFNNLLTVILGMGDAILAAPSADPGLREKIETIIAAGERGAQLTASLLAFSRRHPLDPRATDIGQLLGRTEGLLSRTLGQGIETEVVTSGSLWRAMVDAGQLELALLNLAINARDAMPEGGRLTIEAANARLDETYATVHPEVSAGQYVMIAVSDTGTGMSEAVVARAFEPFFTTKPVGKGSGLGLSMVYGFVKQSGGQVKIYSEPGEGTAVKLYLPRAIERTAGVRADEEPIARPPGGNESILVVEDSGEVCRLFANSLRALGYGVTVASDAEAALRQMAGARFDLLLTDVVLPGAMNGRELADEIRRRQPGLPVLYTSGYTENAIVHHGRLDPGVRLLRKPFRHADLARMVRIALADGAGGK; via the coding sequence GTGTCCGAGGGGCGCATCCGACTGCTGTCGATGGGGGTTTTCCTGGCCGCCCTGTGCGGCTGGGTGGGGTTTGGCATCGTTCACGACCGCGCCGACACCGAGGCGGCGGCCTTTCGCCATGGCACGAACCTGGCCGATGCGCTGGCCAGGCAGGCGGGGCAGGCGATCGCCGTCACCGACCACTCGCTGTCCGCCCTTATCGCCGCCATCCCGGTCGCCGGCATTCCCGCGGCGGAAAACCGGAACATCATCTTCGACCTGCTGTCGGAACGGCAGAAGGCGGGGGTCGGCTCGCTCGACTATTTCATCATGGACGGGCAGGGGCAGCTCCTGCACAGCGCGCGCAGTCGTCAGCCGCGCGGTGAGGATCTGTCGCAGCGGGACTGGTTCGCGGCCCTGGAGCGCGACCGGAATCCCGGCCTGGCGATCGGCAAGCCCGTTCGGATCGCGACCGGCGAAGGCCGCCGGGAATGGGCGATCATCGTCCATCGCGCCGTGCGGGATGGCGACGGACGACTCCTGGCGGTATTCGCCGCCGCCCTGTCGATCGACTATCTGGGGCATTTCTACGGGGCCCTGGACATCGGCCCGGTCGGCCGCGTCAGTCTCTTTCGCGACGATGGCGTGGTACTGACGCTGCACCCTTTTCGTGAGGCGGCGCTGGGGGCGTCGCGCGCCACCCTGCCGCTGTTCGTCGAGTATCTGCCCCGGGGCCCGAGCGGGCGCTTCGTGGTCGACAATCCGATCGACGGCGAACGCCGGCTGGTGGCGTACCGCGCGGTCGACGGCTATCCGCTCGTGGTCGCCGTCGGGATGGATGCGGCGTGGGTCCTGCGGCCATGGCTCGCGCGTTCCCTGCGCCTGCTGGTCACGCTCGGCCTGCTGGTGGCGCTGGTGGTGGTGCTGGCGCTCTATGCGCGCAAGCTCGCGGCCCGGCGCGCGGCCGCCGGCCTGGAGGAGACACGCAAGCTCAACCTCCTGGCGCGCGCATCGCTCGACCTCGCCCGGACGCGCTCGGCCGAGACGATGCTGCGGTCGGCCGCGGCCCTGACGCGCTCGCTGGTCGGTGCCCACCAGTCGGTCGTCGTCGCCAGCCCGCTCGATGGCGGGCCGCCGGTAGTCCATGCCGTCTCGCTCAGCGACCGCTACGCCCAGTGGCGGGGCTACGAGGAGGCGCCGACCGGGGCCGGAATCTACCGCCTGGTCGTGGAGAGCAACAAGCCGATGCGCCTGACCCAGGCGGAGTTGGAGGCCCATCCCGCCTGGCGCGGCTTCGGTGAGGCCAGCGACCGCCACCCGCCGATGCGCGGCTGGCTGGCGGTGCCGCTCGTGGGCCAGGACGGCAGCAACATCGGCGTCATCCAGTTGTCCGACCGCGACCAGGGCGACTTCTCGGAGGCCGACGAGGCGATCTGCCAGCAGTTCGCCCTGATGCTCTCGACCCTGATCGAGAACCTGCGCTCGTCCGAGGCGCTGGGCCAGGCGCTGGATGCCGAACGCCTGGCCCGGGCCGAGCTGGAGGCGACGCGGGCGGCGGCCGAGCGCGCGCGCCTGCGCTCGGAGACGATCCTCGACAGCATCTCGGACGCCTTCTACGTCCTGGACCGGGAATTCCGCTTCCAGTACCTGAACGACCGCGCCATCGCCGTGATGGGCAAGGACCTGGTCGGCCGCGTCGTGTGGGACGCTTTCCCTGCCGCCGATTCGGTGATCCGCCCGGCTCTCGAACGTGCGATGAGCTCGGGCCAGGCTGAGGTATTCACGGTCCATTACGGGCCGCTGCAAGCTTGGTTCGACGCCCGTGTCTATCCCTTCGAGGATGGGCTCTCGGTCTATTTCCATGACGTGACCGAGAAGCTCGATACCGAGGCCCGCCTGCTGCAGGCCCAGAAGATGGAGGCGGTGGGCCAGTTGACGGGCGGCATCGCCCATGATTTCAACAACCTGCTGACGGTCATCCTTGGCATGGGCGATGCCATTCTGGCGGCGCCGTCGGCCGATCCCGGACTGCGCGAGAAGATCGAGACGATCATCGCCGCCGGAGAGCGCGGCGCCCAGCTTACGGCCAGCCTGCTCGCTTTCTCGCGCCGCCACCCGCTGGACCCGCGGGCGACCGACATCGGCCAACTCCTCGGGCGCACCGAGGGCCTGCTGTCGCGCACCCTGGGCCAGGGGATCGAGACCGAGGTGGTGACCTCCGGCAGCCTGTGGCGGGCGATGGTCGATGCGGGCCAGCTCGAATTGGCGCTGCTGAACCTCGCCATCAATGCGCGCGACGCCATGCCCGAAGGGGGGCGGCTGACCATCGAGGCGGCAAACGCCCGGCTCGACGAAACCTACGCGACCGTCCACCCCGAGGTCTCGGCCGGCCAGTACGTCATGATCGCGGTCAGCGACACCGGCACCGGCATGAGCGAGGCGGTGGTGGCCCGCGCGTTCGAGCCGTTCTTCACGACCAAGCCCGTGGGCAAGGGGTCCGGCCTCGGCCTCAGCATGGTCTATGGCTTCGTCAAGCAGTCGGGCGGGCAGGTGAAAATCTACAGCGAGCCCGGCGAAGGCACCGCGGTGAAGCTCTATTTGCCGCGGGCGATCGAGCGGACGGCCGGTGTCCGCGCCGACGAGGAGCCGATCGCCCGTCCACCCGGCGGCAACGAATCGATCCTGGTGGTGGAGGATTCGGGCGAAGTTTGCCGCCTCTTCGCCAACTCGTTGCGGGCACTGGGCTATGGCGTGACGGTGGCAAGTGATGCCGAGGCGGCGCTGCGGCAGATGGCGGGCGCGCGCTTCGACCTGCTGCTGACCGATGTCGTCCTGCCCGGGGCGATGAACGGCCGCGAACTGGCCGACGAGATCCGCCGCCGCCAGCCCGGCCTGCCGGTGCTGTACACGTCGGGCTATACCGAGAACGCCATCGTCCATCACGGCCGCCTCGACCCGGGCGTGCGGCTGCTGCGCAAGCCGTTCCGCCATGCCGATCTGGCGCGGATGGTGCGCATCGCCCTGGCGGATGGCGCCGGCGGGAAGTAG
- a CDS encoding SRPBCC family protein produces MTRFPDPDLDLTIARIIRAPRAAIWRAWTEPAAFARWWIPAPIVCRVAAMEVTPGGALVTEMSEDGGPFVPHLSACYLAVDPLERIVFTNMLTGGWRPAERGFMTAVITLRDHPDGTEYSAVAMHRSPAERQKHEDMGFFDGWGTVTEQLACLVE; encoded by the coding sequence ATGACCCGGTTTCCCGATCCCGACCTCGACCTGACGATCGCCCGCATCATCCGCGCCCCGCGCGCGGCCATCTGGCGCGCCTGGACCGAGCCCGCCGCGTTTGCGCGCTGGTGGATCCCCGCACCCATCGTCTGCCGCGTGGCGGCCATGGAGGTCACCCCGGGCGGTGCCCTGGTGACCGAGATGAGCGAGGATGGCGGCCCCTTCGTGCCCCATCTCAGCGCCTGCTACCTGGCCGTCGACCCGCTGGAGCGGATCGTCTTCACCAACATGCTGACCGGCGGCTGGCGCCCGGCCGAGCGCGGCTTCATGACGGCCGTCATCACGCTGCGCGACCATCCGGACGGCACGGAATATTCCGCCGTCGCCATGCACCGCAGCCCGGCCGAGCGGCAGAAGCACGAGGACATGGGTTTCTTTGATGGCTGGGGGACTGTGACGGAACAGCTAGCCTGCCTGGTGGAGTAA
- a CDS encoding type II toxin-antitoxin system Phd/YefM family antitoxin, which translates to MRVSVIEAEGQLAELVRRAEAGDEIILTRHGHPAVRLVPVTPAPDRTSRRALLDAVRASGPAKATPGPGAARSQDFLYGDDGLPG; encoded by the coding sequence ATGCGGGTGTCCGTGATTGAAGCCGAGGGGCAGCTTGCCGAACTTGTGCGTCGCGCAGAGGCAGGGGACGAGATCATTTTAACCCGCCATGGCCATCCTGCAGTGCGGCTCGTCCCGGTCACGCCTGCGCCTGATCGAACCTCCCGCCGTGCTCTGCTCGACGCGGTGCGAGCGTCTGGCCCGGCAAAGGCCACGCCTGGGCCGGGCGCCGCCCGCAGCCAGGATTTTCTCTATGGCGATGACGGTTTGCCGGGATGA